The nucleotide window GCCCCTCCCTAATCTCAATGGTGTGCGCAGGCGGCAATTGGCAAATGTCCTCATAGGCAGTAGAGAACAAGTCGGCCGATTCCATCATGCCGGGTATGGCCAAAAATTCAGCCATCCACCGCTCATTGACACGCCGTTCTATCCACGGCAGCGCAAAGAGAGGAGGCATTGCTGTGCAAAAGGCGAAGCGCCCCTGCGAAAAGTGATAGAACAGCGTCCGCATGCCGGTTTGGTCGCGAGCGCCAAAGAGCTTGCGTTCCTTCTCATCCCAAATCATAAAAGCAAATTCCCCGATCAGCTGCTTGGGCGCTTCCGTCCCCCATTTGTCATAGGCCAGCAAAATCAGCTCGCCGTCACCGATACCGTTTCTCCGTTCCCGGTCTACCTGCAGCAGATCAAATAATGCTTCGCGATTGTCCAGAATGACGTCGGCAGTCATATAGATCTGCCTCTCCCGGTGCTTTAAGGGGAGCTCTTCCATCGCCGATTCTGGCGACGTCCATTGCGCATGGCATCCCAAATATGCCCGTTCTGTACACAATGCGGCGCTCTGATCTGCCGGATATTGCTGCAGCGCCTCCATGAATCTCCCGCCCGTTTCCGGTCTTATTGGCTCATCGTGAAAGTGCACAATGCCGGCTATGGCGCTCATGGCCGTCTCCCTCCTGTCAGGTAAGAGGATGCTAGACGCGACAACGTTCGTCTGAACGGCACCAAAGCTTTGATGCGCTCCAGCTTGAAGCGGATTTCTTCATATTTTTTGCGAAAGCGCTCCTGCTCCATATAGCTTTTCTCCAACCTTCTCTCTAATGAGCGAAGCGTACTCTGGAGCTGCAGCACAGCCGCTTCGGACGAATGCAGTGCAGGTGCGTGGGACTGTGCGAGGGGCGCGCCAGGCGTTGCTGCCTTCATCCGATAATCAGGCAGCCACTTGCAGCCTGTCGCCTCCTCCAGTTGCCGGGTTCTTCTGGTCATGAGCGACAGGTCAGGCTCATCCGGAAACCGCATGCCTGTCCAACGCTCCGCCTCCTCGAGCGCTTCCGCATACCCTAGTCTTCGGAACACGCGGGCGCCCACTGCTTGAACATAGAGCGCCACCTCCTCCTTGTCCAACGTTGTTTGCCAGGTTCCTACTGCGTTCAGATGGGGCTCCCCGTGCCTGGTCAGAAACGGATCGCCGACTCCCATGCTGTAAAACATGCCTGACTTGTCAGTTTCCATGAATGCGCCATATTTCTCAATGCCCTCTTCATACTGCAGTCCCAGAAAATCAAACAGCCGGGAAAGTTCATCGCGCGGCGAACGCACCAACTGTTCATAATGAAGTCGGTAAGCGTTCGGATGTTCTTCCGCAAAATAGGACATGTATCGCAGCAAGCCGATTGTAATATCCGCCATTTTGATATGAAAGGAATCGGCTCGCAAATCCTGCTTCAAATCGAACCGGTCATGGACGTGGCGGTTCACCTTCTTGTACGAGGCCACCACATCCAGCGGATTGCGAATTAACCAGATGCGGCGGGACTCGGGAAAGAGCCGATCCAAAAACTCCAGGCAGTAAAAATACCGCGGGGACTTGTCAACGACAACGCGCGCATTGCAGCTTTGGAGCAGACCATTGTAAACCGAAAGCGCAAATGCCCGACAGGCTTCATCAAAGGCTTCTTCTGTCAGCACCCCGTTGAAGAATTGCTGGATGATCGTAGTCCCGCCGTACGGCCGATAGGATGGATGCTGCAAATCGAACAAGCTCATGAGAAACCACATTTCTTGCGAGGCAAATATTTGGCTGTGGTTTTGCAGCATGACCGTGGTGAGGGAACTGCCGCTGCGAGGCGTGCAGAGCAAAAACACCAGATTATGTCCCTTAGGCGAAATCAAGCCCGAGCCCCTCCTTTTTTCGATCCATAACGTATCAATTCGATGATTATTTTCTTTATTTAGTTCATTTTGATACGTATTGTATCACATTCCTGTTGATTTTGTAACCCATTTTTTCTATTTTTACAGGATAATTTGTCACTCCGTATACCTTTTTTCCATGAACATTTTGTAAAGGCTTCCCTTTTACATAAAAAAAGCGTTCTGCGGGAGCACCGAACACTCACCCGCAAAACGCAGTCCGTTCATGAACCGTTTGCAATCATTCGATCATTCGGATCGCCTGCCTAATCGCTTCCTTCATGCTCAGCTCGTCCGCGACCCCTTTGCCTGCAATATCGAAGGCCGTTCCATGATCCACACTCGTCCGGACAAATGGCAGCCCGGCAGTCATGTTCACGCCTGCCTCCAGACCGAGCACCTTCACCGGACCGTGCCCCTGGTCGTGATACATGGCGACCACCATGTCGAAATCTCCCCGCCGCGCACGGAAAAACAACGTATCTGCGGGAAGCGGTCCGGCCGCATTCATCCCTTCTGACACAGTACGACGAATCGCAGGCGCAATCTTCTCTTCTTCTTCACCGTAACCGAACAATCCATTCTCCCCTGCATGCGGGTTAATGCCGCAGACACCGATTTTGGGCTCTGCGACTCCCATTCTGAGCAGCGTTTCATGCGCAATGCGTATCGTCGTGTATACCCTTTCCGGGGTGATCTTGCGAATCGCATCCAACAGGCCGATATGCGTCGTCACATGGATGACATGGAGATCGCTAGTAGACAAGAGCATGGCGTAGTCCTTCGTGCCGGATAGCGCCGCCAATATTTCTGTATGCCCTGGATAAAGATGTCCTCCCATATGAAGGGCTTCCTTACTGAGCGGGGCTGTGCAGATTGCCTCGAGCTCCCCTCCGAGTGTCAGCTCCACCGCCCGCTTCACATATTGAAAAGCCGCATCCCCGTTGCGTCCCGATATTTCTCCAAATGGAATGTCTTCCGGCAGAAGGTTCAGATCCAAGCAATCAATCGTTCCATAAACGTACTTCCCTTCTGATACGCGTTCGACCGCCTCGATGACGAGCGGCAACCCGACGATGCGAGCCGCCTGCTTCAACCGCTTGGCGTCCCCGATCACAATTGGCTTGCACTGATCATATAGGCCTTCATCATGCAAACTCTTGACGATGATTTCCGGTCCGATGCCAGCCGCATCCCCCATCGTAATTCCAATTACCGGCTTCCTTGCATTACTCATCCCGCTTATCTCCCCTCGTTCTTGCTCCTGCTGCCCGGGCTGCACGGCATAACGATTGCTCACTGCCAAATCCGCCAGCCTTCGTGACGATGACCAGCTCCGACCAGCGCCCGCCGCATGGAAGGCACCAGGGCAGACCTTCCTCCACTTCTCCCATAACTTCCAACGCTTGCACATCGAGCGCTTCCATCGCGCTATACGCCACATCCCCGCCCGTCAATACAAGTCCGCGCAAATCCCATTCCTTGGTCAATTCGGCCGTCAGCCGACCCAAACTGTGCGCGATGCGGGCACCTGCTTCTGCCTGCGTCCACCCTTGCTCCCGGCAATATTGCTCCAGGCTTTGACGGCTGCCTTCTGTACAGACGGTCGTCAATACCCAGCCGCCCTTCGTCCGCGAACTCTCCCAAGCCCGGAGCTGAGCTACCGTCAGCTCCGCGCGGCCGGCTGCCAGCTGAACCGGATCTAACTCGAGCCATCCGAACCCTTGCTCGCGCAAGCATGCTGCTTGCTTGCGCGCAGCAGGATGCACGCTGCCAGCCACAACCAGAACGTCTTCCGCACAGCCTGAACGCTCGCCCGCAGCTCGATGGACTCCATCCATAAGCTCTGCGCTCGTCGCTTCCCCGGATAACGAAGCTCCGCTTGACATACCCTCTGCCAGCGCGCCGGCAAGGCCTGCCGATCCTGCCCACAGTATTCGCATTGGCGCTGCGGCATTGGCGACAGCGGCAATCAGACGCAGGTCCTCGCTGCTGACAGCGTCGAAGATCCAGCCTATCTTGCCGCCATCGCTTTCAGGCCTCTTGCTTGCCAGCAAGCTGTTAACTAGTGTGCGGGCGCTGTCCTCCAACCGAGGCTGATTCCGGAGTACTTCCCTCATCTCTCCGACAGTCACGGGAACGAACCCGGTCTGGCTTTGCGCATGCAGCAGATCGGGCAAATAAGAGGAACGTACCGGGTGCACAGGGTCGCTTGCCGCCTGCGTGTCTTCCAACAATTGTCCATCGACAAGCAAATAGCCGCCGACAACGATTCTTTTCTGATTCGGGTAAGCGGGCGTCAGCACAGCGCAATCGAAATCGCCTGCTTCCATGAGCGCATCCAGCTCCGCGCCTATATTCCCGCGAAATGTCGAGTCAATCTTTTTGTAAACGATGCTATACCGGGACCAATCGACTGAAGCCAAGCTCATGCGCACCTGCTCCGCGGCATTCTCGGGCGACTGCGAACGGGAATCTGTATTCAGCACATGCACATCTGCGCTATAGTCCCCGTTCAGTTCCATCTGTTTATTCATATGTACGACTGCTCTCTTGCCGCGCTTCACGAATTGGACGGCCGTGTCGTCTGCCCCAGTCAGGTCATCGGCTATAATCAACACCTTGTTGCCCAACCATTCGGTCGAATCGCCTGTGGATGTCTTCGACATTTCTTTTCCTCCCGCATTACCGCTGTTTTCGCCGCTGCGGCGAAAACAGCGCTCGATATCCGGTGCAACCCTCTGCGAGGGCAATTGGACCTGCGTATTTAGGGTTATCCTTCTATCTAAAAAGGAACAAGGAAACCTTCCGCATCAAAAGCGGGCTGCTGCCACTCCCCTATCGGCTCAATTGCAGGAAAGCCGCGAATCTCCTCGAAAACAGCTTCAGACACGTACATCTCGCCCAAGTGCAGGGTGCTGCGAATGCGCATGATGCGGGCTTCCGGTCCTTCTATGCCCCACAACCCCCGCATTGCAGCCCGCACCGCTTCCAAATCGTTGTCCAGCGTAATGGGAATGTTCGCCCGGGCCAGGAAGGAGCTCGTAATGACATTTTCGTTCATCGCTCGACGATCGATCTTATCAACGAGCTTCCTCGTGGTGACATCTGCGAGACCGATTCCCAGCGCATTGCCATGAGAAGCCTCGCTCAGATCACATGCCATAATGTACTGGATGGAGGGTGTTTCCGGCTCCGGCTCACCCAAGATGCGCATTCTGCCGATAATGTTCGTATCCATCCCGGTGCCGCTGTGATCCTTGCCGATTTCATCCACAATCAGCAAATCCAGCTTATCCGTTGGCAGCTTCGGCATCCAGGCAGCTGCCAGCTTCAACAAAGCCTGTTCCCGTTCTCGAATCCGCCGGGGCTCGATGGCTTCAATCAACGCGGTCTCGTCCAATGCGTTCTCCACAATGCCGATGCCGCAAATAATCCGATGCTGGGCTAGGACTACTTCGGCCACTTCCGGCATCAAATCGCGAATGCCATGCACGCCTCGGTGGTGCAAGAGCGTCGCCTGCCGATGCTTGCCCATGCCTATGGCAGCCATCTTCATGAGCCCGCTCTCCAGACCGACTCGCGACTTGAAGTCTGTATGCACCTTAATCCGGTTCACGATGATGACGCCATCCGCTTCCCAAGCCAGCTTATCCGTATGGACTGGGATGCCTTGCGGCGTTGCGCCTATGCAAACCGTCTCCATCGATGAGCGAATCGGCACGCCGCAGTACGCTTCCGTAATGCCCAGGCTTTCCAGCACCTGGACCTGTCCTTCGGCTGTCGCGCCGCCATGGCTGCCCATCGCCGGGATTAAGAATGGCAAGGCGCCAAGCTCTTTCAATACGTCTGCAGCAGCCTTCAAAATCTGCGCAATGTTGGATATGCCCCGGCTCCCCGCTGTCAAGGCGATGCGCATGCCTGGCTTTATGCGTTCGCGAATTTGAATGGATGCCAGCTGAGCAGCTACTTCCGCCTCTATATCCCCGACAGCTCTGCCCGCAAACCGCTGCCTGATCTTGATCCACTTCGGTAAAGCCGACATAGCCTCTCCTCCTAATTCTTTTCCGTGCGTGCCACACCTGTTGATCTTCTGACGAACAGCTCGGGCTTGCATAAAAATTGGATGCTTGGCTGCTCCTGTCCGTCTTTAGCTTCAATCAGCATCATCAGATGCTCCGCCGCCACTTCCCCCATATCGAATCGATGCTGGCCCACGCTCGTTAATTGAATCGCTTGATGGCCGGACATGCGAATATCGTCGAACCCGGCAATGCTGACGTCCGCGGGGATTCGCAGGCCCATCGACAGCAGCGCATCCATGCTGGCAATCGCCAGCTCGTCGTTGCCGCAAACAATCGCAGTGGGCGGCTCCGGCTGATGCATCAGCTTCCAGGTGAGCTTCTGCACAGCCTGGTCATTCGGCTCCAGAATATGCACATAGCTTTCCCTTACGGGCACACTCGCTTCCCGCATCACCGCCTCAAAGCCAGTCCAGCGCTCATACAAGGTAGAAATATCGAGAGGGCCTGAAAGGTAAGCAATCCGGCGATGGCCCAAGTCCAGCAAATGGCGAGTCAGCATTTTTGCTGCCAGAACGTTGTCCATGCTGACATAATGTCCGCCGCGCCGGTGTCGGCGGTTAAACCAGATGCAAGGAATACCGGATGCGGCAAATGCCTCGTAGTGCGGATCGTCCAATTTCATGCATGAAATAAGAATGCCGTCCACTTTGTAGCTTTTGATCTGCGCCAGAATGTCTCCGAGACTGCCTTCGCTCTCAAAGTAGACCATGGTTCGGTAACCGTGCTTGCTGGCATATTCGACGATACGGTCGGTCGATTCTGCGAAGTAATCATTGCGCAAAGTGCCAGAAATAAGGGCGATGGTATTTGTCCGCTTGGCAACCAGACTGCGCGCAGCTATATTGGGCTTGTATTGCAGCGCTTCGATGGCTTGCAGCACTTTCTCGCGCTTGTCCGGATGCACCGTCTCCGGCCTGTTCAGGACACGGGATACGGTCGATTGCGAGCACCCCGCCAGCTTGGCCACATCTTTGGAAGAAACGATGATCACCACTCCTTTCCTTCATCAATCTTACACGAAACAGCACACTTCCACACCATCGTTGACGCCGTTCCGCCGGCAGTGGTACGATCTATGTCAGAATGCACAGCACGCCAACGTCGTGCAAGACAGGAGTGTGACAGGATGTCCGAAAAATACGCTGTGCCTGCGCTGGAACGAGCCAACGCAGTGCTCTCCCTGCTCGCCCAAGAGCCGTACACCTGGACCTTATCCGAGCTGTCCCGCCATTTGAATATTAGCAAAAGCACTATGTATTCGCTGCTGTTGACGATGGAAAGACTGCATTGGGTGAACCGCGACCGGCATGATACGTATGCGCTGGGCAGCGCCATTGGCAAGCTGGTCAGCGCTTATGCCGGACAATACGACCTCATCGAAGAATTTCGCAGGCTCGCGCAGCCCGTCATGCGCAAGCTGCAAGAGACCGTGCAGCTTGCCCGGCTCGAAGAGACCGATGT belongs to Xylanibacillus composti and includes:
- a CDS encoding sulfotransferase family protein translates to MISPKGHNLVFLLCTPRSGSSLTTVMLQNHSQIFASQEMWFLMSLFDLQHPSYRPYGGTTIIQQFFNGVLTEEAFDEACRAFALSVYNGLLQSCNARVVVDKSPRYFYCLEFLDRLFPESRRIWLIRNPLDVVASYKKVNRHVHDRFDLKQDLRADSFHIKMADITIGLLRYMSYFAEEHPNAYRLHYEQLVRSPRDELSRLFDFLGLQYEEGIEKYGAFMETDKSGMFYSMGVGDPFLTRHGEPHLNAVGTWQTTLDKEEVALYVQAVGARVFRRLGYAEALEEAERWTGMRFPDEPDLSLMTRRTRQLEEATGCKWLPDYRMKAATPGAPLAQSHAPALHSSEAAVLQLQSTLRSLERRLEKSYMEQERFRKKYEEIRFKLERIKALVPFRRTLSRLASSYLTGGRRP
- the pdxA gene encoding 4-hydroxythreonine-4-phosphate dehydrogenase PdxA is translated as MSNARKPVIGITMGDAAGIGPEIIVKSLHDEGLYDQCKPIVIGDAKRLKQAARIVGLPLVIEAVERVSEGKYVYGTIDCLDLNLLPEDIPFGEISGRNGDAAFQYVKRAVELTLGGELEAICTAPLSKEALHMGGHLYPGHTEILAALSGTKDYAMLLSTSDLHVIHVTTHIGLLDAIRKITPERVYTTIRIAHETLLRMGVAEPKIGVCGINPHAGENGLFGYGEEEEKIAPAIRRTVSEGMNAAGPLPADTLFFRARRGDFDMVVAMYHDQGHGPVKVLGLEAGVNMTAGLPFVRTSVDHGTAFDIAGKGVADELSMKEAIRQAIRMIE
- a CDS encoding LacI family DNA-binding transcriptional regulator codes for the protein MIIVSSKDVAKLAGCSQSTVSRVLNRPETVHPDKREKVLQAIEALQYKPNIAARSLVAKRTNTIALISGTLRNDYFAESTDRIVEYASKHGYRTMVYFESEGSLGDILAQIKSYKVDGILISCMKLDDPHYEAFAASGIPCIWFNRRHRRGGHYVSMDNVLAAKMLTRHLLDLGHRRIAYLSGPLDISTLYERWTGFEAVMREASVPVRESYVHILEPNDQAVQKLTWKLMHQPEPPTAIVCGNDELAIASMDALLSMGLRIPADVSIAGFDDIRMSGHQAIQLTSVGQHRFDMGEVAAEHLMMLIEAKDGQEQPSIQFLCKPELFVRRSTGVARTEKN
- a CDS encoding four-carbon acid sugar kinase family protein, which translates into the protein MSKTSTGDSTEWLGNKVLIIADDLTGADDTAVQFVKRGKRAVVHMNKQMELNGDYSADVHVLNTDSRSQSPENAAEQVRMSLASVDWSRYSIVYKKIDSTFRGNIGAELDALMEAGDFDCAVLTPAYPNQKRIVVGGYLLVDGQLLEDTQAASDPVHPVRSSYLPDLLHAQSQTGFVPVTVGEMREVLRNQPRLEDSARTLVNSLLASKRPESDGGKIGWIFDAVSSEDLRLIAAVANAAAPMRILWAGSAGLAGALAEGMSSGASLSGEATSAELMDGVHRAAGERSGCAEDVLVVAGSVHPAARKQAACLREQGFGWLELDPVQLAAGRAELTVAQLRAWESSRTKGGWVLTTVCTEGSRQSLEQYCREQGWTQAEAGARIAHSLGRLTAELTKEWDLRGLVLTGGDVAYSAMEALDVQALEVMGEVEEGLPWCLPCGGRWSELVIVTKAGGFGSEQSLCRAARAAGARTRGDKRDE
- a CDS encoding lactate racemase domain-containing protein, giving the protein MSALPKWIKIRQRFAGRAVGDIEAEVAAQLASIQIRERIKPGMRIALTAGSRGISNIAQILKAAADVLKELGALPFLIPAMGSHGGATAEGQVQVLESLGITEAYCGVPIRSSMETVCIGATPQGIPVHTDKLAWEADGVIIVNRIKVHTDFKSRVGLESGLMKMAAIGMGKHRQATLLHHRGVHGIRDLMPEVAEVVLAQHRIICGIGIVENALDETALIEAIEPRRIREREQALLKLAAAWMPKLPTDKLDLLIVDEIGKDHSGTGMDTNIIGRMRILGEPEPETPSIQYIMACDLSEASHGNALGIGLADVTTRKLVDKIDRRAMNENVITSSFLARANIPITLDNDLEAVRAAMRGLWGIEGPEARIMRIRSTLHLGEMYVSEAVFEEIRGFPAIEPIGEWQQPAFDAEGFLVPF